DNA sequence from the Armigeres subalbatus isolate Guangzhou_Male chromosome 1, GZ_Asu_2, whole genome shotgun sequence genome:
tgttgATGGGATTAAACATTAAGGTGGctaaaattagtatgggaaaagcttttttcaatttttttgatgggccgccctcttattcgactctatttgatgccctgatgctctggacaaaatttcagcctaATCGGTCTACGTTTGGgctgtgctaaactcgttggaagtttatatgcaataatgtatgcagaaacatccaaaaacagtgaattgcagttggacggcacaatatacaatgaagaactatgatactcattcagatcttgaagaatttaatacagaatgttatgcagaaaaccgcgagaagattagagtttgcacGGCCAaaatattagcatttctctgaagtggggtttgagcaaatttcgtttcttttacctttgaaaagaaataaattcacccctacaacacttcAGTAAAATTCTAATATCTTTGTccaataaactctaatcttctcgcggttttcagcataacattctgtatttaattctacaagaactgaatgagtatcatgattcttaatcgtaaattgtgcggttcaactgcaaatcactgtttttttttttatgtttttgcatacatttttccatataaacttccaacgagtttagcaccgcctaaacgttgaccggtttggctgaaattttgtccagagcatcagggcatcaaatagaaccgaataagagggcggcccatcaaagaatttgaaaaagtgtttttttgagccaccctattaaacatgcactacaacatgatgcataaattatggccaattgatgcttgttgaagcataatttggcaaaataatttaaatgactacatcgccactagcgttctagtacttatgacTTTGAACGTAATCTGCAGATGATCGAGAAGATGAATATCGATACAAAGGGGTGGAGTGTCCTTCTGTGATACGTCGACACTAAaaccagggctgacaatcgtcatcgtcatagcacgaaatgccacagttgcgacgagttgcattgtcttcactcctactctacacatcgtcaatgacgcgcacgacgttagctttcgtcgtgtaaccaaatcgtcctgacgacatcgaagaacgaagacttcgtaccgttattcttcaagctgcagctgccatgcgaagatttttactaattctttgtaataatgaatttgaagcaacgtatgaaagcgttataaatgttatcgatacatttatgttaccaaatttcctactatttgtttatttaagacgctattatgtttttaaccagtccgtctataatgacgtgcaatcaattgtgtgaagaagtgacgacgaaaatcgtcataacttttggctgcgcgactatcgtcgtggtacgcatgcggcgcgaagaaaacgaataggtgttgcgtcgtgcaatgttatgacgaagactaaacttttttcgctttcttcatacgacgagaatgactattgtcagccctgactAAAACAATGGGAATATCATCACAAATCCACAGACGTACCCCAGTACCAAGAGCTGATCGAGTTCTTGCGTTCCCATTGCACCGTTCTCTAATTAATCGCGCCCGGAAGCCGAATGTTCCTGAACTCTCTCGATCTGAACCCGGTCGAGTACAGATATTCAAGACCAGCATGCTTTTTCTGCAATTCATCCGCCGTTCAAATGTGATGCGTTCCGCAAGCTGCCCGTTTCTGAACGCTACGATTTGGTGAAGAAAAGGTCTCTCTGCATCAATTGCCTATCCGCGGATCACCAAGTAAGAAGCTGTTCGTCGGGTTCATGTCGTGTTTGTGGTCAAAAGCACCATACTATGCTCCACCAATTCGCAATCCTACCCAACCacaaccatccaaaccaaccgcAAGCCAACGCACCACAATCCAAACTCATTCTCAAACTTCAATAGCACCAGCCATGTCGTCAAACGCAAGTGAGACTTCCTCGCCAACACCTCTCGTCAACCAATCCTGCCCCACTACCGGTTCGCTAAGTCATTGTTCTACATCTTCTGTGGACAACGTTCGCCGTATTCCGTCAACCGTTCTATTGCAAACGGCGCTTGTGAGGGTAGTCGAATCATCTAAGAATATCCTGTGGGCAAGAGCATTACTCGATCCAGCTTCGCAGCTGAATATCATGTCCAAAGGTTTCGTTGAACGCTTACATATCCAAAGAATCAAGGAAAATTACACCGTCGGCGGGATCGGACAATCGTCGGTCGCTTCCACCCTCCCTCTTAGTATACGTTCAGTCGCATTGCTGCAGCTTCCGTACTCAACTAAAGTTCCACGTGTTAAAATCCGTCACACGGGAGCTTCCATCGAAAAGTATCGATGTGGCCGAATGGAGCTGGTCCTCTGACGTAGTCTTAGCAGATCCACAGTTTAACCAACCAGCACCAGTGGACATGATTGTAGGATTGGACGCCTATTACGATCTTCTTCTCGATGGAATCATCCGTCTTGGTCCCGGAAGACCTGTTTTGCAGAATACCCTACTGGGTTGGGTCGTTTCCGGACGAGTTGGAGATGGCCGTTCAAATCCAGAAATTATTAGCATAGTTAGCGTTTGTAGTACACAAGATCTGGATGAACAACTGTCCAGATTTTGGGAGCTGGAATCATGTCAGTCTTCTAGTACAATGTCGGTAGAAGAATCGGCATGTGAATCTCACTTCGCCTCCACCACAAGAAGAAATAAAGGTGGCCGGTTCGTGCTGCAGCAGCCAAAGAAGCCATCCGTCCTATCTCTGATGGGAAATTCGTACGAAATAGCCAGGAGCCGCTTTCTCGCAGTTGAGCGTCGATTACAAGCTCATCCCCTGCTCAAGGTTGCCTACTCGGCCTTCATCGAGGAATACGAACTTTTGGGTGAAGGAAGTTACGTCGGAGCCGATTCGTGCCTTCGAGCTCACGACGGTGACTTACGGAACTTCAGCTGCGCCGTATTTGGCGATACGGTGCCTGCAGGAGTTCTCCAAGCTGGGTCGTCGTGAATACCCGCTAGCTGCAGAAGAGACTTCTACATGGATGATCTCATATCCGGTAGCAAATCCATCGAAAATGGAACGAACCTTTGCATTCAGCTCCTTCAGCAGTTGATTTCTATTGGGTTTCCACTCCTCAAGCGTTCATCCAATTCTCCAGCCATACTTGGTCACATTCCGGAGTCACTTCGAGATAAACGCACCATGCTAGGCCTggatccggaagtttctcaaggagcTTCTCGGGTTGAAGTGGGAACCAGCGATATTAGTATATCCAAACCACAGGAAGTATCTGATACTTCCAGCCTGTTCGATCCGTTGGGGTTTATTGGACCCGTAGTAGTAGTTGCCAAACTGTTCATACAGGAACTCTGGAGAAACAAACATCATGGCACGAGCCACTCGAAGACGAGCTTTAACAACACTGGTTGCAGTTCCGATCTGAACAATCGAAAGAATCGTCGTTCCTTGCTGGGCTGTTCCCATCATCAACCGGTCTAATATCGAATTCCACGGATTTTGTGACGCCTACGAGAAGGCGTATGGGGCATGTATCTACCTCCTTGCCGTCTCTACCATCGGTGAAACATCCGTCCGACTACTAACCTCCAAATCAAACTTGCGCCTCTGGGGAACAGCAAGAAACAGAAAAAGGTTTGTCTAGCGCGACTAGAGCTTTGCTCGGCATTGCTTTTgattgatttgtttcaaagagtcCAGGATGCCTTGAAACTCCAAATGAAGTGCTTCTTTTGGTCTGATTCAATGATTGTTATTTATTGGATATCGGCCCCATCTTCTCGCTGGAAGACGTTCGTGGCGAATAGGGTGTctgaaatacagcaccaaacaGATGGTGGACTTTGGGTCCACGTGCCTGGGAACGAAAATCCAGCAGATATAATATCTTGTGGTATGCTGGCAACGGAACTCAAGGATTGTACCGTCTGGTGGAATGGACCACCGTGGCTCAGCCAACCGAACAGATTCTGGCCACCGCTCGTTAGGCCAACACCTAAAGCTTTTCTCGCCGAAGAGCTGGAAGACCGAGCCGTATCtcttccaattcaaattcaaactcCAAATGCTATCTTCAGTCTTCGCTCGTCCTATGCTGGTCTCGTATCACTAGTGGCGTATCTTCTAAGATTTAGTCACAACTGTAGGCAAAGAAATCCCATCGAAAGAAGAACCGGTTCTCTCCATACCTGTGAACGCGAAGCAGCACTGAAGGTCTTGGTTCGCCTAACCCAAAGGGAGTCGTTGAAAGACGACACTCAAGCCGTAGCTACTTACGGAGAAGTAAAGCCCAACTCTAGATTGAAAACCCTAGCGCCGACCTTAAACGACGGAATTCTGAAAGTTGGAGGTCGTCTTCGTAACGCACCTGTTCCAGAGTCTCGTGAACACCCAATGATTCTTCCTCCAAACCACCATTTCATCAAAATGGTACTTACCTACTACCTTCAGAAGCTGCTGCATGCTGGTCCACAGTTGCTGGTTACCAGCTTACAAAAGCAATTTTGGCCATTAAGCTGGCAAGCTGGCGCGTAAAGTAGCTCAATATTGCGTAAACTGCTACCGTTGCAAACCGACTGTTCAAGAACAGCTTATGGGAGACCTCCCTGTCGAACGGGTGATTCCATCATACCCGTTTCTAAAAACTGGCGTTGACCTATGCGGACCGTAGTTCTACCGTCATTCTGGTCGCAAGGCACCTCCTGTGAAATGTTACGTCGCAAAATTTGTGTGTCTCGCCACAAGAGCGGTACACATAGGATTGGTAGCAGACCTATCAACCCATGCATTCATCGCTGCCCTAAGGTTTATTGCCACACGCTCCAAACCAGCGGTCCTAAAGTGCGACAATCGACAATGCAAAGAACTTTCGCGGAGCATCACGTGCGTTAGCCGAACTGCTGGCGCAATTCAGATCGCAACAACATCAGCACTCCGTCGCCTCATTTTGTGTGGAAGAAGGAAttgatttcaagtttatacctccTCGCTAGCCTAACTTCGGTGGCCTATGGGAGGCCGCCgtaaaatcatttaaaaa
Encoded proteins:
- the LOC134207082 gene encoding uncharacterized protein LOC134207082, coding for MIVIYWISAPSSRWKTFVANRVSEIQHQTDGGLWVHVPGNENPADIISCGMLATELKDCTVWWNGPPWLSQPNRFWPPLVRPTPKAFLAEELEDRAVSLPIQIQTPNAIFSLRSSYAGLVSLVAYLLRFSHNCRQRNPIERRTGSLHTCEREAALKVLVRLTQRESLKDDTQAVATYGEVKPNSRLKTLAPTLNDGILKVGGRLRNAPVPESREHPMILPPNHHFIKMVLTYYLQKLLHAGPQLLVTSLQKQFWPLSWQAGA
- the LOC134207081 gene encoding uncharacterized protein LOC134207081, yielding MIVGLDAYYDLLLDGIIRLGPGRPVLQNTLLGWVVSGRVGDGRSNPEIISIVSVCSTQDLDEQLSRFWELESCQSSSTMSVEESACESHFASTTRRNKGGRFVLQQPKKPSVLSLMGNSYEIARSRFLAVERRLQAHPLLKVAYSAFIEEYELLGEGSYVGADSCLRAHDGDLRNFSCAVFGDTVPAGVLQAGSS